A region of Bradyrhizobium sp. SZCCHNS1050 DNA encodes the following proteins:
- a CDS encoding ATP-binding protein, whose product MTDLPFRIGLEGHPDVTAVVRRRAGLVVRGVMAAALVGVAAWLGYAIAFSRGLDQRHAAAQQRLAVEAAQLDGYLSRFEYLPSLLETSPDVFRLLGTPDDRALQQSVSLHLKSINLLAGADNLYVLTVAGDAIAAADFDQPGTPVGSNLSYRPYMRQALATGRGAFFGIGITSARAGYYLSYAVKQQGRTIGVAVVKVNLDAFEREWRNRGADMLLVDARGVTILASREEWRFRPLTPLSVDALEEIATSKPYGSSSLAPLDWTFMERTDRGGQVATERGAVYSVDERPLNGRQWQLLLLDDETPIRRTALIIGTLSGLASIVALLALGLLAQRRREIRQRLASQAALQAANDRLEMRVQERTAELRAAQDELVHAGKLAVLGQMSAGMVHEINQPLAALQTASDNAVQFVDRGMIGEARGNLIRIGEMVRRLARLTGQLRVFAYKSNAPLDAVAVEQALSETFKILGARVKDGHVDVTIDLAPELRVRADQIRLEQLLCNIIANALDAVEGAARKSIHICAVREEGQCRIAIANSGPAIAADVLPRLFEPFVTTKPAGKGLGLGLVIANHIARSFGGELRARNLEPSGAEFIVLLPLAD is encoded by the coding sequence ATGACGGACCTTCCATTCCGGATCGGCCTCGAGGGACATCCCGACGTCACCGCGGTGGTCCGCAGGCGCGCGGGCTTGGTCGTTCGCGGAGTGATGGCGGCTGCGCTGGTCGGCGTCGCGGCATGGCTCGGCTATGCCATTGCCTTTTCCCGCGGGCTCGATCAGCGGCACGCCGCGGCCCAGCAGCGGCTGGCGGTCGAGGCCGCGCAGCTCGACGGCTACCTCTCGCGCTTCGAATATCTGCCCTCGCTGCTGGAGACCTCGCCCGATGTCTTCCGGCTGCTCGGCACGCCGGACGATCGCGCGCTGCAGCAGAGCGTCAGCCTGCATCTGAAGTCGATCAATCTGCTGGCCGGCGCCGACAACCTCTATGTCCTCACCGTCGCCGGTGATGCGATCGCCGCCGCCGACTTCGATCAGCCGGGAACGCCGGTCGGCAGCAACCTGTCCTACCGGCCCTATATGCGCCAGGCGCTGGCGACCGGCCGCGGCGCGTTCTTCGGCATCGGCATCACCAGCGCGCGCGCCGGCTATTACCTGTCCTATGCGGTCAAGCAACAGGGACGGACGATCGGCGTCGCCGTCGTCAAGGTCAATCTCGATGCCTTCGAGCGCGAATGGCGCAACCGCGGTGCCGACATGCTTCTGGTCGACGCCCGCGGCGTCACCATTCTCGCCTCGCGCGAGGAATGGCGCTTCCGCCCGTTGACGCCGCTCTCGGTGGATGCGCTCGAGGAAATCGCGACGTCGAAGCCCTATGGCAGCTCCAGCCTCGCGCCGCTCGACTGGACCTTCATGGAGAGGACCGATCGCGGCGGCCAGGTCGCGACCGAGCGCGGCGCAGTCTACAGCGTCGACGAGCGTCCGCTCAACGGGCGGCAATGGCAGCTGCTGCTGCTCGACGACGAGACGCCGATCCGGCGGACGGCCTTGATCATCGGCACGCTCTCGGGTCTCGCCAGCATCGTGGCGCTGCTGGCGCTCGGCCTGCTGGCGCAGCGACGCCGCGAGATCCGGCAGCGGCTGGCGAGCCAGGCCGCGCTGCAGGCCGCCAATGATCGGCTGGAAATGCGGGTGCAGGAGCGCACCGCCGAATTGCGCGCCGCGCAGGACGAGCTCGTCCATGCCGGCAAGCTTGCCGTGCTCGGCCAGATGTCGGCCGGCATGGTGCACGAGATCAACCAGCCCTTGGCGGCGCTGCAGACCGCTTCCGACAATGCCGTGCAATTCGTCGATCGCGGCATGATCGGCGAGGCCCGCGGCAATCTCATCCGCATCGGCGAGATGGTCCGCCGTCTCGCGCGCCTGACCGGCCAGTTGCGCGTTTTCGCCTACAAATCGAACGCGCCGCTCGATGCCGTCGCGGTCGAGCAGGCCCTGTCCGAGACGTTCAAGATCCTCGGCGCGCGGGTGAAGGACGGCCATGTCGACGTGACCATCGATCTCGCGCCCGAGCTTCGTGTCAGGGCCGATCAGATCCGGCTCGAGCAACTGCTCTGCAACATCATCGCCAACGCGCTCGATGCCGTCGAGGGCGCCGCGCGGAAGTCCATCCACATCTGCGCCGTGCGTGAGGAGGGGCAGTGCCGCATCGCCATCGCCAACAGCGGCCCGGCGATCGCCGCCGATGTCCTGCCGCGCCTGTTCGAGCCCTTCGTCACGACCAAGCCGGCCGGCAAGGGTCTCGGACTTGGGCTCGTCATCGCCAATCACATCGCGCGGTCGTTCGGCGGCGAGCTGCGGGCGCGCAATCTTGAGCCGTCCGGCGCCGAGTTCATCGTGCTGCTGCCGCTTGCCGATTGA
- a CDS encoding ABC transporter permease, with product MNGLSKPLAPILACCGLLLAWQLASLGLKNDSFPTALESLRAIPPILTDKESLINIMASLRRMAIGFALALAFSIPLGLLMGRSRSTAAFFNPLLMLIYPVPKAALMPIIMLWLGVGDISKTLVIFLGVSLPVIYHSFEGAKAVEEKMLWSGAAMGLSAGERLLRIVLPAALPEILTGCRTGLVLALITMVTSEMIARQSGAGNILFNALDMGQYDTVFAMIIIIGAMGICLDAAFEVVRRWLVRWSEPQFDMPLSFS from the coding sequence ATGAATGGTCTGTCGAAGCCGCTCGCGCCGATTCTGGCCTGCTGCGGCCTGCTGCTGGCTTGGCAGCTCGCCTCGCTCGGGCTCAAGAACGACAGCTTCCCGACCGCGCTGGAATCGCTGCGCGCGATCCCGCCGATCCTCACCGACAAGGAATCCCTGATCAACATCATGGCCTCGCTGCGGCGGATGGCGATCGGCTTCGCGCTCGCGCTTGCGTTCTCGATTCCGCTCGGGTTGCTGATGGGGCGCAGCCGGTCGACCGCCGCCTTCTTCAATCCGCTGCTGATGCTGATCTACCCGGTGCCGAAGGCGGCGCTGATGCCGATCATCATGCTGTGGCTCGGCGTCGGCGACATCTCCAAGACGCTGGTGATCTTCCTCGGCGTCAGCCTTCCGGTGATCTACCACAGCTTCGAGGGCGCCAAGGCGGTCGAGGAGAAGATGCTGTGGTCGGGCGCGGCGATGGGGCTCTCGGCCGGCGAGCGCCTGCTGCGCATCGTCCTGCCCGCAGCCTTGCCGGAGATCCTGACCGGCTGCCGTACCGGCCTGGTGCTGGCGCTGATCACGATGGTCACCAGCGAGATGATCGCGCGGCAGTCCGGCGCCGGCAACATCCTGTTCAACGCGCTCGACATGGGCCAGTACGACACGGTGTTCGCGATGATCATCATCATCGGCGCCATGGGCATCTGCCTCGATGCGGCGTTCGAGGTCGTCAGGCGCTGGCTGGTGCGCTGGTCCGAGCCGCAGTTCGACATGCCGCTGAGCTTCTCATGA
- a CDS encoding NAD(P)/FAD-dependent oxidoreductase — MAVAQPGVPRIVIVGGGAGGLELATRLGDRYGRRGKLDVTLVERNRTHVWKPKLHEIAAGSMDLSAHEVDYLAQAYWHGFHYRIGDMIGLDRDKREVLVAPYLDAEGREVTPRRTIPYDVLVIAIGSQNNDFGTPGVVDHAIKLESQHDARRFHERMVNACIRVHSQSSPIAPHQLKVAIIGAGATGVELAAELHRTTREVVAYGLDQVDAEKDIRITLIEAAGRVLPALPERVSRETEKLLAKLGVEVLVGAKVAEVGPDKVSLADGRVIPAELIVWAAGVKAPDFLKDIAGLETNRINQLVVRQTLQTTRDERVFAIGDCSACSWGERGNVPPRAQAAHQQASHLYKQIPRFVRGEPLADYRYHDFGSLVSLGEFSTVGSMMGALVGGNLVFEGLFARMMYLSLYKMHEYALHGLAKVTLDTLARLITRRTEPHVKLH, encoded by the coding sequence ATGGCCGTTGCGCAGCCTGGTGTCCCTCGCATCGTGATCGTCGGCGGCGGCGCCGGCGGCTTGGAGCTCGCGACCCGGCTCGGAGACAGATACGGCCGCAGGGGCAAGCTCGACGTCACCCTGGTCGAGCGCAACCGCACCCATGTCTGGAAGCCGAAGCTGCACGAGATCGCCGCGGGCAGCATGGACCTCTCGGCCCATGAGGTCGACTATCTCGCCCAGGCCTATTGGCACGGCTTCCACTACCGCATCGGCGACATGATCGGCCTCGACCGCGACAAGCGCGAGGTGCTGGTGGCGCCCTATCTCGATGCGGAGGGGCGCGAGGTCACGCCGCGGCGGACCATCCCCTATGACGTGCTCGTCATCGCCATCGGCAGCCAGAACAATGATTTCGGCACGCCCGGCGTGGTCGACCACGCGATCAAGCTGGAATCGCAGCACGACGCCCGGCGCTTCCACGAGCGCATGGTCAACGCCTGCATCCGCGTCCATTCGCAGTCCTCGCCGATCGCGCCGCACCAGCTGAAGGTCGCGATCATCGGCGCCGGCGCGACCGGCGTCGAGCTGGCCGCGGAACTGCATCGCACGACCCGCGAGGTGGTGGCCTATGGTCTCGACCAGGTCGACGCCGAGAAGGACATCAGGATCACGCTGATCGAAGCCGCGGGCCGGGTGCTGCCGGCGTTGCCTGAGCGGGTCTCGCGCGAGACCGAGAAGCTGCTCGCAAAGCTCGGCGTCGAGGTGCTCGTCGGCGCCAAGGTCGCCGAGGTCGGGCCTGACAAGGTGAGCCTCGCCGACGGCCGCGTCATCCCGGCCGAGCTGATCGTCTGGGCCGCGGGCGTCAAGGCGCCCGACTTCCTGAAGGACATCGCGGGGCTGGAAACCAACCGCATCAACCAGCTCGTGGTCAGGCAGACCCTGCAGACCACGCGTGACGAGCGCGTCTTCGCCATTGGCGACTGCTCGGCCTGCTCCTGGGGCGAGCGCGGCAACGTCCCGCCGCGGGCGCAGGCCGCGCATCAGCAGGCCTCGCACCTCTACAAGCAGATTCCGCGCTTCGTCAGGGGCGAGCCGCTGGCGGACTACCGCTATCACGATTTCGGATCCCTGGTGTCGCTCGGCGAGTTCAGCACGGTCGGCTCGATGATGGGCGCGCTGGTCGGGGGCAATCTGGTGTTCGAAGGCCTGTTCGCGCGGATGATGTATCTGTCGCTCTACAAGATGCACGAATACGCGCTGCACGGGCTCGCCAAGGTCACGCTGGACACGCTGGCGCGCCTGATCACCCGCCGCACCGAGCCGCACGTCAAGCTGCACTGA
- a CDS encoding RidA family protein: protein MSIQRFEIGPRMSQVVVHGNTVYLAGVVAQKTAGESVTKQTEEILSIIDGHLAKAGTDKSKLLSATIYLTDIKTFGEMNAVWDGWVSAGNTPARATVEAGLAAPQYTVEIMVIAAK from the coding sequence ATGTCGATCCAGCGTTTCGAAATTGGCCCGCGCATGAGCCAGGTCGTCGTTCACGGCAATACCGTCTATCTCGCCGGCGTCGTCGCGCAGAAGACGGCCGGTGAAAGCGTTACCAAGCAGACCGAGGAGATTCTCTCGATCATCGACGGCCATCTCGCCAAGGCCGGCACCGACAAGTCGAAGCTGTTGTCGGCGACGATCTACCTCACCGACATCAAGACATTCGGCGAAATGAACGCCGTGTGGGACGGCTGGGTCTCGGCCGGCAACACCCCGGCTCGCGCCACCGTAGAGGCCGGGCTTGCCGCGCCGCAATACACCGTCGAGATCATGGTGATCGCGGCGAAGTAG
- a CDS encoding ABC transporter permease — protein MTRTSNDILLGAAPIVLVLLLWQGLVSFGYAPPTLLPPPGQVFLRMGQQLTSVTFQQDIVATLFRLFAGFAIAVVLGVSLGIAAAVSPPVNAAVKPIVRVLAPLPKVALYPAFLLLLGFGHESKIMLVAADALFPILLSSYYGAATVEQKLIWSALAAGTPPRDVLWKVVLPAAMPSILTGCRIGLVISCIVVFLAEMITSTDGLGHVLVTAARTFQAVDMFVPLITISLLGLILNALLQGLRAYLLRGFPSV, from the coding sequence ATGACGCGCACCTCCAACGACATCCTGCTGGGCGCCGCGCCGATCGTGCTGGTCCTGCTGCTGTGGCAGGGGCTGGTGTCGTTCGGCTACGCGCCGCCGACCCTGCTGCCGCCGCCGGGACAGGTGTTCCTGCGCATGGGCCAGCAACTCACCAGCGTCACCTTCCAACAGGACATCGTGGCGACGCTGTTCCGGCTGTTCGCGGGCTTTGCGATCGCCGTGGTGCTCGGTGTTTCCCTGGGAATTGCCGCCGCGGTGAGCCCGCCTGTCAACGCCGCCGTCAAGCCGATCGTGCGCGTGCTGGCGCCGCTGCCGAAGGTCGCGCTCTATCCGGCCTTCCTGCTGCTGCTCGGCTTCGGCCACGAATCCAAGATCATGCTGGTGGCGGCGGATGCGCTGTTTCCGATCCTGCTGTCGAGCTATTACGGCGCCGCCACGGTCGAGCAGAAGCTGATCTGGTCGGCGCTCGCCGCCGGGACGCCGCCGCGCGACGTCCTGTGGAAGGTGGTGCTGCCGGCCGCGATGCCCTCGATCCTGACCGGTTGCCGCATCGGCCTCGTGATCTCCTGCATCGTCGTGTTCCTGGCCGAGATGATCACCTCGACCGACGGGCTCGGTCACGTGCTGGTGACCGCCGCGCGCACCTTCCAGGCCGTCGACATGTTCGTGCCGCTGATCACGATCTCGCTGCTGGGCCTCATTCTCAACGCCCTGCTGCAAGGCCTGCGCGCTTATCTGCTGCGCGGCTTCCCCTCGGTCTGA
- a CDS encoding ABC transporter substrate-binding protein produces the protein MRKRSMLAALAAMALVTSAGPTFAQQTIRVGWTIPAEESKYWMMKRPTEFPDLGKTYNIEWTQFQGTAPMTQALAAGALDCATQAPLSLANGVVGGGLKAYIVAQHVYEKPGGFSVYWAVKDDSPIKTIADLKGKTVGISVIGGGTQGPFNMLLKQAGLDPAKDIKLVEVGFAVSEDALRQGRVDAVNMNQPFAARAEAKGGTRKLFSLSEAMPNIVHILEACRADFVDKNPELVKAYVRDITTGMKKALANRDETLKVVSEVMKAPVAVIDTYLLKDNDFGRDPVAAPNFPAIQKMLDIYAETGMLPKLDVAQFKHPTIVAPIQ, from the coding sequence ATGCGGAAACGATCGATGCTGGCGGCACTCGCGGCGATGGCTTTGGTGACGAGCGCGGGGCCGACATTCGCACAGCAGACGATCCGCGTCGGCTGGACCATCCCGGCGGAAGAATCCAAGTACTGGATGATGAAGCGGCCCACCGAATTTCCGGATCTCGGCAAGACCTACAACATCGAGTGGACCCAGTTCCAGGGAACGGCACCGATGACGCAGGCGCTCGCCGCCGGCGCGCTCGACTGCGCCACGCAGGCGCCGCTGTCGCTGGCGAACGGCGTGGTCGGCGGCGGCCTCAAGGCCTACATCGTCGCCCAGCACGTCTATGAGAAGCCGGGCGGTTTCTCGGTCTACTGGGCGGTCAAGGACGATTCCCCGATCAAGACCATCGCCGACCTGAAGGGCAAGACGGTCGGCATTTCCGTGATCGGTGGCGGCACGCAGGGGCCGTTCAACATGCTGCTGAAGCAGGCCGGGCTCGATCCCGCCAAGGACATCAAGCTGGTCGAGGTCGGCTTCGCGGTGTCGGAGGATGCGCTGCGCCAGGGCCGCGTCGACGCCGTCAACATGAATCAACCCTTTGCAGCGCGCGCCGAGGCCAAGGGCGGCACCCGCAAGCTGTTCTCGCTGTCCGAGGCGATGCCGAACATCGTGCACATCCTCGAGGCCTGCCGCGCCGACTTCGTCGACAAGAACCCGGAGCTGGTGAAGGCCTATGTCCGCGACATCACGACGGGCATGAAGAAGGCGCTCGCCAATCGCGACGAGACCTTGAAGGTGGTGTCGGAGGTCATGAAGGCGCCGGTTGCCGTCATCGACACCTATCTGCTGAAGGACAATGATTTCGGCCGCGATCCGGTCGCCGCGCCGAACTTCCCGGCGATCCAGAAGATGCTCGACATCTACGCCGAGACCGGCATGCTGCCGAAGCTCGACGTCGCCCAGTTCAAGCATCCGACGATCGTCGCGCCGATCCAGTAG
- the ilvD gene encoding dihydroxy-acid dehydratase: MRKLRSRVTVEGLDRAPHRAFMRAMGLDDADIAKPMIGVVSQKGEQTPCNMTHDFQVDAAKTGISEAGGTPREFATVSVSDGISMNHEGMKFSLFSRELIADSIEAVVHGLAYDALIGFGGCDKTLPGVMMGMVRCNVPSIFIYGGSALPGNYQGRTLTVLDSYEAVGSYMTGEIDARTLEGIERTCLPTIGACAGQFTANTMGMLSEAMGLSMPNVSMIPGVYAERAHVARQAGRLIMQMLARGGPLPRDIVTRKALENGAAIVAATGGSTNAALHLPAIANEAGIRFTLDDVGEVFASTPLIGNLRPGGKYTAKDVYDIGGAAVVIRALIESGHIDGSCITVTGRTLAEEYGAANAPDGEIVFSPARPIMADGGVAVLKGNLAPDGAVIKVAGLKNLVFEGRARVFEDEEACVAAVRARNYQAGEVLIIRNEGPVGGPGMREMLGVTALIYGQGMGEKVALITDGRFSGATRGICIGYVSPEAFVGGPLALVQDGDPIRIDAKARTLDVLLDESELAVRRSAWSQRPPRHRAGALAKYAKLVGQAPLGAVTHEGPAEWPWFDQDRE, encoded by the coding sequence ATGAGGAAGCTGCGATCGCGCGTGACGGTGGAGGGGCTCGATCGCGCCCCGCACCGCGCCTTCATGCGCGCGATGGGGCTGGATGATGCCGACATCGCCAAGCCGATGATCGGCGTCGTCAGCCAGAAGGGCGAGCAGACGCCCTGCAACATGACGCACGACTTCCAGGTCGATGCGGCCAAGACGGGCATCTCGGAGGCCGGCGGCACGCCGCGCGAGTTCGCCACCGTCTCGGTCTCCGACGGCATCAGCATGAACCACGAGGGAATGAAGTTCTCTCTGTTCTCGCGCGAGCTGATTGCCGACTCCATCGAGGCCGTCGTCCATGGCCTCGCCTATGACGCGCTGATCGGCTTCGGCGGCTGCGACAAGACCTTGCCCGGCGTCATGATGGGCATGGTCCGCTGCAACGTGCCGTCGATCTTCATCTATGGCGGCAGCGCGCTGCCCGGCAACTACCAGGGCCGGACGCTCACGGTGCTCGATTCTTACGAGGCCGTCGGCAGCTACATGACCGGCGAGATCGATGCACGGACGCTCGAAGGCATCGAGCGGACCTGCCTCCCGACGATCGGCGCCTGCGCCGGGCAGTTCACCGCCAACACCATGGGCATGCTGTCGGAGGCGATGGGCCTGTCGATGCCCAACGTCTCGATGATTCCCGGCGTCTATGCCGAGCGAGCCCACGTCGCGCGTCAGGCCGGACGCCTGATCATGCAGATGCTCGCGCGCGGCGGGCCGCTGCCGCGCGACATCGTCACCCGCAAGGCGCTGGAGAACGGGGCGGCCATTGTCGCGGCCACCGGCGGCTCCACCAACGCCGCGCTGCATCTGCCGGCGATCGCCAATGAGGCCGGCATCCGTTTCACGCTCGACGATGTCGGCGAGGTCTTCGCGAGCACGCCGCTGATCGGCAATCTCAGGCCGGGCGGCAAGTACACGGCGAAGGACGTCTACGACATCGGCGGCGCCGCCGTTGTGATCCGCGCGCTGATCGAGAGCGGCCACATCGACGGCTCCTGCATCACGGTCACCGGCCGCACGCTGGCTGAGGAATATGGCGCGGCCAATGCGCCGGACGGCGAGATCGTGTTCAGCCCGGCCAGGCCGATCATGGCGGATGGCGGCGTCGCTGTCCTCAAGGGCAACCTCGCGCCCGACGGCGCCGTCATCAAGGTTGCCGGCCTCAAGAACCTGGTGTTCGAGGGCCGCGCGCGGGTGTTCGAGGACGAGGAGGCCTGCGTCGCCGCGGTGCGCGCACGCAACTATCAGGCCGGCGAGGTGCTGATCATCCGCAACGAGGGTCCGGTCGGCGGTCCTGGGATGCGCGAGATGCTCGGCGTCACGGCGCTGATCTATGGCCAGGGCATGGGCGAGAAGGTCGCGCTGATCACCGACGGCCGCTTCTCCGGCGCCACCCGCGGCATCTGCATCGGCTATGTCTCGCCGGAAGCCTTCGTCGGCGGTCCGCTGGCGCTGGTGCAAGACGGCGATCCGATCCGCATCGATGCGAAGGCGCGCACGCTCGACGTGCTGCTCGATGAGTCCGAGCTCGCGGTGCGTCGCAGCGCGTGGTCGCAGCGGCCGCCGCGGCACAGGGCAGGGGCACTGGCGAAATACGCGAAACTCGTTGGGCAGGCACCGCTCGGCGCCGTGACTCACGAAGGGCCGGCCGAATGGCCCTGGTTCGATCAGGACCGGGAATGA
- a CDS encoding ABC transporter ATP-binding protein, protein MDVTPIRPGQLAGTPLGRRAATPIIEIDHVSQVFKTSSRRDHTALSDISLTVGEGAFVSILGPSGCGKSTLLYIVGGFVSPTSGTAKMKGKPITGPGTDRGPVFQEFALFPWKSVLGNVMYGPLQQGKKPAKAEALARTLLAMVGLTGFEKFYPKELSGGMKQRVALARTLAYGPEVLLMDEPFGALDAHTRTRLQNDLLDIWERDRKTVLFVTHSVEEAVFLSDKVVMMSRSPGRIREVIDIDLPRPRRREELLLDPRYQKYIVDIERMFDDSGDNELPS, encoded by the coding sequence ATGGACGTGACCCCGATCCGCCCCGGCCAGCTCGCGGGCACTCCGCTCGGCCGTCGCGCGGCCACGCCGATCATCGAGATCGATCACGTGTCGCAGGTGTTCAAGACCTCGTCGCGCCGCGACCACACCGCGCTGTCGGACATTTCGCTGACGGTCGGCGAGGGCGCCTTCGTCTCGATCCTCGGTCCCTCCGGCTGCGGCAAGTCGACCTTGCTCTACATCGTCGGTGGCTTCGTCAGCCCGACCAGCGGCACCGCGAAAATGAAGGGCAAGCCGATCACCGGTCCCGGCACCGATCGCGGCCCGGTGTTCCAGGAGTTCGCGCTGTTTCCCTGGAAGAGCGTGCTCGGCAACGTCATGTATGGTCCGCTGCAGCAGGGCAAGAAGCCGGCGAAGGCCGAGGCGCTCGCGCGGACTTTGCTCGCCATGGTCGGACTTACCGGCTTCGAGAAATTCTATCCCAAGGAGCTCTCCGGCGGCATGAAGCAGCGCGTCGCGCTGGCCCGCACGCTGGCCTACGGGCCGGAGGTGCTGCTGATGGACGAGCCGTTCGGCGCGCTCGACGCGCATACGCGCACGCGGCTGCAGAACGACCTGCTCGACATCTGGGAGCGCGACCGTAAGACGGTCCTGTTCGTGACCCACTCGGTCGAGGAAGCCGTGTTCCTGTCCGACAAGGTCGTCATGATGTCGCGCTCGCCCGGCCGAATCCGCGAGGTGATCGACATCGATCTGCCCCGGCCGCGCCGCCGCGAGGAACTGCTGCTGGACCCGCGCTATCAGAAATACATCGTCGACATCGAGCGCATGTTCGACGATTCCGGTGACAACGAGCTGCCGTCATGA
- a CDS encoding sigma-54 dependent transcriptional regulator — MTPEQPVGVIYVEDDEDVRIGAVQALQLAGLSVTPFASAEAAGGIVRADMPFVVVSDVRLRGKSGTEWLSELHRLDPDLPVILVTGHGDISMAVEAMRNGAYDFIEKPCSSEQLVSVVRRALDKRRLTLEVRTLRSALADRQGIEASLLGRSPQIQEVRRLVANLASTNVDVTIYGETGTGKDVVARCLHAHSARRGGNYVAVNCGGLPESLVESELFGHEAGAFTGATKQRIGKIEYAHGGTLFLDEIESMPLSVQVKLLRALQDRSVERVGSNKPVAVDCRVVAASKANLLELSEQKLFRADLYYRLGVAFIELPPLRERREDIPILFEHFTLEAAKRFERDAPIVNEQTMSLLLGYSWPGNVRELRNVADRFVLGVLDRKVLDRSGAAASELSLPRQLENIERSIIEDALRRKLGDVPATAALLSIPKQTLYDKIKRLAVKVDGIREGAPLRPQS; from the coding sequence ATGACTCCTGAGCAACCGGTCGGCGTGATCTATGTCGAGGACGACGAGGATGTCCGCATCGGCGCCGTCCAGGCGCTGCAGCTCGCCGGCCTGTCGGTGACGCCGTTCGCCTCCGCCGAAGCCGCAGGCGGAATCGTTCGCGCCGACATGCCGTTCGTGGTGGTCTCCGACGTGCGGCTGCGCGGCAAGAGCGGCACCGAGTGGCTGTCCGAGCTGCACCGGCTCGATCCGGACCTGCCGGTCATCCTGGTCACCGGTCATGGCGACATCTCGATGGCCGTGGAAGCGATGCGCAACGGCGCCTATGACTTCATCGAGAAGCCGTGCTCGTCGGAGCAGCTCGTCTCCGTCGTGCGCCGCGCCCTCGACAAGCGTCGCCTGACGCTCGAAGTCCGCACCTTGCGCTCGGCGCTCGCCGACCGCCAGGGCATCGAGGCGAGCCTGCTCGGGCGCTCGCCGCAGATCCAGGAGGTGCGCCGCCTCGTCGCCAATCTGGCCTCGACCAATGTCGACGTGACGATCTATGGCGAGACCGGCACCGGCAAGGACGTCGTCGCCCGTTGCCTGCACGCTCACAGCGCCCGGCGCGGCGGCAACTATGTCGCGGTGAATTGCGGCGGCCTGCCGGAATCACTGGTTGAGAGCGAATTGTTCGGCCACGAGGCCGGCGCCTTCACCGGCGCGACCAAGCAGCGGATCGGCAAGATCGAATATGCCCATGGCGGCACGCTGTTCCTCGACGAAATCGAGAGCATGCCGCTCAGCGTGCAGGTGAAGCTGCTGCGGGCGTTGCAGGACCGCTCGGTCGAGCGCGTCGGCTCCAACAAGCCCGTGGCGGTGGACTGCCGCGTGGTGGCGGCCAGCAAGGCCAATCTGCTCGAGCTCAGCGAGCAGAAGCTGTTCCGCGCCGATCTGTATTATCGTCTCGGCGTCGCCTTCATCGAGCTGCCTCCGTTGCGCGAACGCCGCGAGGATATCCCGATCCTGTTCGAGCACTTCACCCTCGAGGCCGCCAAGCGGTTCGAGCGCGACGCGCCGATCGTGAACGAGCAGACCATGTCGCTGCTGCTCGGCTACTCATGGCCGGGCAACGTGCGCGAGTTGCGCAACGTCGCCGACCGCTTCGTGCTCGGTGTGCTCGACCGCAAGGTCCTCGACCGCTCGGGCGCCGCAGCCTCGGAGCTGTCGCTGCCACGGCAGTTGGAGAACATCGAGCGCTCGATCATCGAGGATGCGTTGCGCCGCAAGCTCGGCGACGTGCCGGCGACCGCGGCGCTGCTGAGCATTCCGAAGCAGACGCTTTACGACAAGATCAAGCGGCTCGCCGTGAAGGTCGATGGCATCCGCGAGGGCGCGCCGCTGCGGCCGCAGTCCTGA